The Papaver somniferum cultivar HN1 chromosome 6, ASM357369v1, whole genome shotgun sequence genome segment TGTAATATTATTATCCTCTTACTAGGATTAATCCTTGAGCTTAAAATTAAAACAGTTTTACAGATACAAATGGTCAAGTTAAACAGACAGTGTATTTGTTTGTCTCGATAGGGCTTAGCCATCTCAGCATAGGTTTCACTGGGTCTTCATTAGAGTCAAACCGTCAAAAAGTTGCTGTTCAATTTCCTATGTGGACATGGAAACTCGTAACTGCAGTCCTGCACTGGCTTAGAATCAAGAGTCGCAACAAACTCAAGTCTAAGAAGTTGGAAAGATTAGAAACCCCATCGTCGTCCGTATACTTCAGTGAATGCAAAGTCAAATCCCATTTATTTAATACCGTAGGACATTTAAATCAACGCCTCGTTATTTCCCCATCCCATCTCACATTTATTAAGCCGCATCTCTAATGAATAATAAATCCTTCAACTTCTTCAACCCCAAATGTTTCTATATAAATTATCCTCAAAACCACACTAACCCTACAACTCGCACCCAAAGTTTCTCTATAAAAAGGAAATGGAACCATCTCatcaaaagaaatggaaaaacacACTAATTGGTAAGCTCCATATAACTGAAATCAAATCCATTAGACCACACCATGTTGTTAGAGATATCAACAGAGCATGGAATGATAACAGTATCTCAAAATTCACAAACATGGagcttggtagtggtatgtttagttttcattttgaagacgaagaagatatgaaaTTGGTTATGGATCTTAGACCATGGTTGGTCATTGGCGATGACTACTATCAATACTTACTTCTTTTGACTGAGTGGCGTCCAGATACTCCACCTTCTAAGATTATGTTTAGTCCTAGTTATCCATTTTGGATTCAACTTCATGATATTCCTTTTGATTACGTGTCAAGGGAAATGGGAAGGAAAATTTGTGAAGGTACGGGTCATGTGGTTTTAGATGTTGATTTTGATGAAGGAAAGAGTAAAGGAAGAATGATGTTTTTGAGGGTACGGGTTTTGCTTGATCTGACAAAGAAGTTGGCGATGGAATGATGTTAAAGAGGATGATGCTACCAGTTATAATCCTGAAGGGGTTGGTAATGAAAGTGAATTACCAGCAGTACTAGTTGAAGGTCAAGTTTAAAGGGTTGAAGGTAAGAAAATTCATGACACTTGGATTTACGAAGGAATAGCCGTTCGTTATAAAGTTGACGATGAAGCCGATGAATATGACAATGGTGATGGagatgatcaaaaaaaaaatgatgatggagtattagaagaagatgaatagtcTAAGAGGTCACAAATGAAGAGATGGAGACTACGTACAGACTAACCGTGAGATTAAGCAATGTTGGTTTCGTCATTTGTATGGTATTTCTTTTCTTAAGGTGTAGCCTTACTTTTCTTTTAGACTTGAAAATTGAAGTTATTCCGAAGCTTTCATATGTTGATGCTTTCGTATTTGCAGGATTGGTTTCATTGAGTTTCTTCATCCCGAAGCTTTCCCCAAAGCTCTTGCGATGTGATTCCCCCTTGACAATCGAAGATGCTAGTCTTAGAGGAACTGGTGGTAGAAAACTGGTAGACAGAGGACGACGTTTTAGTCATTATGGTGGCTGCGTTTGCCCTTTCAGATACTTAACTGGTTCTGACAGAGGTTTGGGTGGTGCCGGCATAGGCAAACATGGAAGCCCCTTCCATTTCCCTTCAGGTTAGGTTTTCTATTCCTGAGCTTTCGCTGTAAATATGTATGTTACCTCTTTCGTTTGCTTTGTCCATCAACAAATTCTAAATCCAAACTGATCTTCCTGTAGGAAAGAAAACTAAGTTTGATGATGATTAACCTGAAGGGGGGAAAACAACAGAAAAAGAACAGAAGATCTTGTGGAGAAAatattttcattatatgtattgTGTTTATAAACCTTGTATTTAGCACCAATATTGAATGGTGTGTAACATGATTGTAATCATTACAAAGTGGCCTGGTCTACAGATCTCCTGCACGGATTTACAACTTTTCGACTGGGAAACCCATAACAGGTTTTGTTTTTGATGCTAAACTTCGCAGATCTGCGATTTCATCATTAGTGAGTTCCCATCCTATTGCACCTGCAAATTCTTTGGCCTGTTCTGCATTTTTAGCTCCTGGAATTGGCACAACATTTTCTTGGGAAACTAGCCAGTTAAGAACAACCTGTACAAGAAAAAGTTTGGTGTTACATTAGCTTTTAGGTTTGAATAAGCTATACCACTTTTTGTCAGACCAAAAGAGCCAGATAAACTAGCCTCTATAGCACAAACAGGACCATACACAAGTGGTGCTCATGTAGTATCAGATTGTTTCAAAAAAGTTGAACCATTGTAAATTGATTGAATTCAGAGGGTGTACTAGATGTATAAGAAAACTTTACATTCTACCATCATCTGACAGGTCCCAGTATACAAAATGTGGAACCAACTGGGAATACCCAGCTGGCCTGAGGGTAAAACTCTCGTACTTGAGGCCTCTAGCTCAAAACCTCATTCGGTTcatttttcaaacaaaaaaagtaGAATGTGCTTCGAGCTTTCATCAGGTTAACGGTCACTGGTTTAATCCCCCGTAAGGACCATAtccaaaaaatgaaacaaaaatgtaAAAGAGGTTAATCCCCTGCCAGTTACTAGTGTTGGATTTTTAACCAGCCGATTTATGTTACCAGAAGGAAAAAATGTGAAAGATCATATGGCTACCAGCCTTTGTTTAGGAAGCGCTTTTGATGGAATGGACATGAATAGGTGTCCCACGGAAAATTCAGTGATAATTTGGAATTTATATCGGACATAGGTAGTAAAAAAGTTTCAGAGGTTCATATAAGAAGGTGAAGTACCTGTGTAGGAGTTTTGTTGTAGCTTTGTCCTATATCCTTTATTCTGTTCACAAGAGGTTGCAGCTGCAGTGGCCAGCCATTTAGTAATTCACATCTGGAGTAGTTTATGATAATGAAAAACATTGGTGCTTTAGATTTTTTTGCAGTTCTTACCTCTGTGAGGAATTCTGGAGTATATATACGGCCTCGAGGACCTGTTGGCGGATTTGCTGGTGTATATTTACCGGTAAGAGCACCTACACAAGTAGAGAATGAACACTTACCAAGAGTTTTATATTGATACAATTGCATTAGTAAGTGACTGGGATTCAATTACCAGTTCCTAGAGAAGTGACTGGGATTCAATTACCAGTGGTCAAAGAAAAGTATCTATAGACCGTAACCGGGGTTCAAAATCTAGTTTCAGTGGAATAGAACGGAATGTATAGGTCATATGTGATATCCCAACACATTGTTCAGTTTAAATTGTTAGCAGAGACAAGTGAACTGATATTAGGAACTGCACCTTGCGCTATAGGCGAATATGCAATCAATGTGATCCCAAGCTCATCACAAGTAGCTTTCACACCATTGTCCTCTGGAATTCTGTATATAAGGCTGTAGTTCACTTGGTTAGAAGCTAAAGGAATCCCCCTGCTTTTAAGCTGCTTGTAAGCAGCTCGTAGACGTTTTTCTGAAATTAAGACTATCATTAGTGGGTGCTGCAAAATGATCCAATAGCAATCAGAAGAAGAGATAATGAGTATCTAGATTAGAACTATCCTAAATCCTGTTAGATGAAAAATGATCAAGAGAAAAATTACCACTGTAATTGGAGACACCTACAGCCTTTACAAGGCCTTGTTCAACGGCATCAGCAAGCCCGTTAATataatctgaaattgattttgtcTGAGCTTTCTGTAATGTTAATTGAAACACAAAAGCAGATTTTTACTAAATAACAATGGATAGATCAAACAACCTTCATTTCCCCATAATCCAGGCCTGAAAAGAGAAACACAAAATCCCATATTCAGTCAATCAATGGTCTTTAGAAAGAAAAATCATGTAAAGTAGCTAAAGATTTTGTTAAGTAGAGACCAATGAAGCTGGTAAAGTTCGACTGAAGATAGATTGAGCCTATCAAGAGAATCCTTAAGCGCTGAGATGACACTCCCACGACCAAGCCTCCATGGTAATGCTGCAAACTTGGTTGCAACAGCTACCTCCACTCCTGGATCTTTTTGCTTCCTTTCCTTGATAAATCTATAATGAAGTGATAAAATGGCGACAGTTTAGCAACATATGACACACTTCACTTGGAATGACAAGTCTAAAACTTCACAACACTGAGGTTCTACTACCATTAGCAAACGGACTGGACGCCCCATGCCGCAAAAATAACCATTCAAGAGATCGAGAATAAGTACCTTCCGAGTAGAGTTTCGGAGTTGACTGCGCCAAAGGAGAACTGGCACGAAATCAAGATCAAAATCTGTTTAAGTGTCTATTCTGTAAGTTGAAATAGAAACAACAAGCaaacacaattgcttaacaatcTCACCTTTGAGCCATAAACCTCAGCAGTATCAAAGAATGTTATACCAGAGTCAACACTAGCATCAAAAGCAGTTTTTGCAGCTTTCAGTTTCCTATCTGCCATTACAAAGAAGCAATTCATTAGTTATAGAACTACTAAAAATGTCAAATAGGAAGTACAAAAATGAGAATTAAGACTGTACCATCCCATTCAAAGTTGTTCCAGTAGCTGGTGTCACCCCATGACCAAGCTCCAATCCCAAGTTTTGTAACTTTTAAATCAGAACCACCCAATTTCACCTTATCTTCTCCTCCGGTTTGAATAGTAACAGACTCTTCAGAAGCAACACCTCTTATTATACTACTACGATTTCTACTATTCTTTAACAGAGAAAAACTTGCACCAGTTACTTGCAAAGCCATGAAGAATTGACTATCTGAATCAATTCAAGAAATGGGTTTTCTCTGTAGCTGATGGTAGTCTAAAATTTGATTGCTTTTGACTTTGGGTTATGgagaaaaatcaaaatcaagaaaTGGGTTTTTTTGTAGGAATTTGATTAGGCTTTGATTATTATTAGTAGCGAAGGTAAATATGGGGCTCTTATGTTGCAAACGTCGTTGGTCTTTGAATCCAAATAATGGTATAATTTTGTATGGCCATTGGTGAAAGTGGAGAAGCTCCCAAAACAAcaacagaaatagaagaagaatgggaCATAGGATTTATGTGTGGTAGTGAAACAACCAGGTTGAGCGGCAATTTGTTGCCAACAACACCATCTTTGTGTGTGTGTTTGATTTCTGTTGAAACAacttctttgagagaaaaatccTCTCTTTTCTTTGGTGTGGTGGGGgttggaaataaaaataaaacaaaaataaaataaacttggACAAGTTGCTAGGCAGTCGAGAGACCGTCTCACAAAATAATTCTATTTTTCACTGTACAAAGGCAAATCCCGCTTTGCTGAGGATCAAACTGGAGAGCTTCAGATGACGTGATAACAAACTACACCACGAAGCCATATAAGTTCATCTAAATGCTAAGCCAGTCAAGAGACTGATCTGAGGTCTCTGACCAGTTGGGCTCAATCCAACTGCAGTATAACTTCACCTTCGTAATCTTTGGCAGAATGTCTATTAGTACCAACACAGTGATACATACCTGTATCAAGGGAATAGAATAAAATCCATTTTTCATGTAGCCTCGGAAGGTAGATTTTGTTCTCCATTTGGCTAACCGGGGCAACTGCCGAGATAGAAGATGTATTGCTAACACACAGCATATGCCTCCCCAGATCTTTAACTTCAACCCAAACCATTTGAGTGTCATCCAATCTATAAACACGAACCCATTTCCCCAAATGGCCTAAGAACACACACAAAAGTTTTCCTTCACACTCCACCAAGTAACTCTTATAGATAAACTCACAATTATGCGGAATTACCATGGCTAAAACTTCCCAACTTATATTGTCATTCTCTAGTTTAGATACTCCTAAAGTTCCATTTATGTCTAGGCAATAGAATGCTCCGTTGTAGAAAACTGGATTGTTCCAATCCATCTCGAACCCCATTTGTTTCTTATTGAGAGGTAAATAAGTAGTAGCGTCAAAGGAATCATACCTCCAGTATTCTTCTCCCCGTTTAATGAAGAAGATGGACACACTAGCATTCAATTGTTTATCGATGGCAAAAACTACACAATCAGCAGAAGTCGGCAAAAATGAGAACGAGATACCTGAGAAAGGGATGCCATCATTATCTGGGAGGTCTGGAAGTTTAATACTGGATCTCGTGAAGGGATTGTGGAAGAACAAAGTCAGGCCGTTCACCATGAGCAACCACCCACCT includes the following:
- the LOC113288440 gene encoding uncharacterized oxidoreductase At1g06690, chloroplastic-like isoform X2 — protein: MALQVTGASFSLLKNSRNRSSIIRGVASEESVTIQTGGEDKVKLGGSDLKVTKLGIGAWSWGDTSYWNNFEWDDRKLKAAKTAFDASVDSGITFFDTAEVYGSKFSFGAVNSETLLGRFIKERKQKDPGVEVAVATKFAALPWRLGRGSVISALKDSLDRLNLSSVELYQLHWPGLWGNEDYINGLADAVEQGLVKAVGVSNYSEKRLRAAYKQLKSRGIPLASNQVNYSLIYRIPEDNGVKATCDELGITLIAYSPIAQGALTGKYTPANPPTGPRGRIYTPEFLTELQPLVNRIKDIGQSYNKTPTQVVLNWLVSQENVVPIPGAKNAEQAKEFAGAIGWELTNDEIADLRSLASKTKPVMGFPVEKL
- the LOC113288440 gene encoding F-box/kelch-repeat protein At1g57790-like isoform X1, yielding MDKVIEVMENIAGVTRDDEKEDTEERRLGIMPLDDLVWLVSNYLHILDYIHLRAVSKTYRAMMNLRRSSSTRTFRTTDLSPWLVFSNYDRSIYNFVNPLHNNEKYLISIPEIVKGSSISFSKGGWLLMVNGLTLFFHNPFTRSSIKLPDLPDNDGIPFSGISFSFLPTSADCVVFAIDKQLNASVSIFFIKRGEEYWRYDSFDATTYLPLNKKQMGFEMDWNNPVFYNGAFYCLDINGTLGVSKLENDNISWEVLAMVIPHNCEFIYKSYLVECEGKLLCVFLGHLGKWVRVYRLDDTQMVWVEVKDLGRHMLCVSNTSSISAVAPVSQMENKIYLPRLHEKWILFYSLDTGMYHCVGTNRHSAKDYEGEVILQLD